Proteins found in one Anabas testudineus chromosome 1, fAnaTes1.2, whole genome shotgun sequence genomic segment:
- the jpt1a gene encoding jupiter microtubule associated homolog 1a, with translation MTTTTTFQGMEPGAKSSSRVLRPPGGGSNISFGADEEKPPVRKNKMASSVFAEPEDPYANRRNNPPGGKPTGVLCGEPSAPLRRGGNPGTNHSADAPTMDGEISVRDNDNSVAEPEVVPEEVPAAEEPAAGQPSGRRNPPGGKSSLILG, from the exons ATGACGACGACCACGACATTTCAAGGGATGGAGCCCGGTGCTAAAAGCAGTTCCAG GGTTTTGCGCCCTCCTGGTGGTGGCTCCAACATTTCCTTTGGtgcagatgaagagaaacctccTGTTCGGAAAAACAAGATGGCCTCCAGTGTTTTCGCTGAACCAGAGGATCCCTATGCTAATAGAAGGAACAACCCACCAG GTGGAAAACCCACAGGTGTACTGTGTGGTGAGCCATCGGCCCCTCTGAGGAGAGGGGGGAACCCCGGCACCAACCACTCCGCAGATGCCCCCACCATG gaTGGAGAAATTTCTGTACGTGATAATG ATAACAGTGTTGCTGAGCCTGAAGTCGTTCCAGAGGAGGTCCCTGCAGCCGAGGAGCCGGCTGCAGGACAACCATCTGGTCGCAGAAATCCACCTGGGGGCAAGTCCAGTCTCATCCTGGGTTGA
- the zgc:174863 gene encoding uncharacterized protein zgc:174863 isoform X2 yields the protein MASISILFFILVLTCVSVGRANSGFVNVHCKAENIGQYGQQSLLDCVIHFTAEVSNPEIRIVAWKKVGAEPVLIFNHEGLEDKKGYTFAEPSWKKNMNISLLITNTDVKHEGDYECMVFTDSGDATGKTKLKVTAKYTVPTIHPLSEKLPVGAESALICNCDGGYPQVRLRWFDEYNTDWTKSSKMEAYKSKNDLFHLSSRLIVYPGSKLNKYICVVFNSSGGKESEATFETSEPRSGDPSPEKVGQMGKNPSKIVAPVVVIGSLIVGLLLLLVIMKRRAKTRRQSTAPLMDEHQEVSINDAEEGTSKQQYTYIGIKLY from the exons ATGGCCTCCATCAGTATCCTCTTCTTCATTCTTGTCCTCACCTGTGTCAGTGTTGGGCGTGCAAATTCAG GTTTTGTAAATGTGCACTGCAAGGCTGAAAACATAGGGCAGTATGGCCAGCAGTCACTACTGGACTGTGTTATCCACTTTACAGCAGAAGTATCAAACCCTGAAATCCGAATTGTCGCTTGGAAGAAAGTGGGAGCGGAACCCGTACTGATTTTTAATCATGAGGGTCTTGAAGATAAAAAAGGCTATACATTTGCTGAACCCTCCTGGAAAAAGAATATGAACATATCCCTGCTCATTACTAACACCGATGTGAAGCACGAAGGAGATTACGAATGTATGGTGTTTACAGACAGTGGTGATGCCACAGGAAAAACCAAACTGAAAGTCACAG CAAAGTACACAGTACCAACTATACACCCACTCTCTGAGAAACTCCCTGTAGGTGCAGAGAGTGCCCTGATTTGTAACTGTGATGGTGGCTACCCACAGGTTCGACTTCGCTGGTTTGATGAGTACAACACGGATTGGACGAAAAGCTCTAAAATGGAGGCTTACAAGAGCAAAAATGATCTGTTTCACCTGTCTAGCAGGCTGATAGTGTATCCAGGATCCAAGTTGAACAAGTACATCTGCGTAGTCTTTAACTCCAGTGGAGGCAAAGAAAGTGAAGCCACATTCGAGACGTCAGAACCAAGAAGTGGAG ATCCAAGTCCAGAAAAGGTGGGGCAAATGGGTAAAAACCCTTCCAAAATAGTTGCCCCTGTGGTGGTCATCGGCTCGCTCATCGTAGgattgctgttgctgctggtgaTCATGAAAAGGCGAGCTAAAA CCCGGAGGCAGTCGACAGCCCCCCTTATGG ATGAACATCAAGAGGTTTCTATAAACGATGCTGAGGAAGGTACGTCTAAACAACAGTACACATATATTGGTATAAAACTATATTGA
- the si:ch211-188c18.1 gene encoding uncharacterized protein si:ch211-188c18.1 translates to MRNNHSRCHGCNMLLLCWFIPLLCLHVNAEDIALCRELGEDVSLECSSAGCPGSIDGFVGMYLYHFLREKEEVLYYHQDPEPEQITPRQRYQNRIQKEGSLKNHTITISNLTLDDSGVYSCVYKNRLNLDMKCNIYILVVRVPSIIPDEKFPYPVLFMIGAFVAGMLVAMILIKMVVPGVKHCARSRRKMRHAPLPAPNDCVYEVMNKNGLRPSAASEQP, encoded by the exons ATGAGAAACAACCACAGTAGATGTCACGGCTGCaacatgctgctgctctgttggtTCATACCGTTGCTGTGTCTTCATGTCAATGCAG AGGACATTGCATTGTGTCGAGAACTAGGTGAGGACGTTTCCTTGGAGTGTTCCTCTGCAGGATGCCCGGGCAGCATTGACGGTTTTGTTGGGATGTACCTGTATCATTTTTTGAGGGAAAAGGAAGAGGTGCTTTACTATCACCAGGACCCCGAACCTGAACAAATCACCCCACGACAAAGATACCAAAATAGGATTCAGAAAGAAGGGTCTCTGAAGAACCACACTATCACCATCAGCAATTTGACCCTGGATGACTCAGGTGTCTACAGCTGTGTCTATAAAAACCGGTTGAACTTAGACATGAAATGCAACATCTACATACTTGTTGTGAGag TGCCTTCGATAATTCCTGATGAGAAGTTTCCATACCCGGTGTTATTCATGATTGGCGCCTTTGTCGCTGGTATGCTGGTAGCCATGATCTTAATCAAGATGGTCGTCCCGGGG GTGAAACACTGTGctagaagcagaagaaaaatgagACATGCCCCACTGCCAGCACCCAATGATTGTGTGTATGAGGTTATGAATAAGAACGGCCTTCGCCCTTCAGCAGCTTCAGAGCAGCCATAA
- the zgc:174863 gene encoding uncharacterized protein zgc:174863 isoform X3 has product MASISILFFILVLTCVSVGRANSGFVNVHCKAENIGQYGQQSLLDCVIHFTAEVSNPEIRIVAWKKVGAEPVLIFNHEGLEDKKGYTFAEPSWKKNMNISLLITNTDVKHEGDYECMVFTDSGDATGKTKLKVTAKYTVPTIHPLSEKLPVGAESALICNCDGGYPQVRLRWFDEYNTDWTKSSKMEAYKSKNDLFHLSSRLIVYPGSKLNKYICVVFNSSGGKESEATFETSEPRSGDPSPEKVGQMGKNPSKIVAPVVVIGSLIVGLLLLLVIMKRRAKNEHQEVSINDAEEGTSKQQYTYIGIKLY; this is encoded by the exons ATGGCCTCCATCAGTATCCTCTTCTTCATTCTTGTCCTCACCTGTGTCAGTGTTGGGCGTGCAAATTCAG GTTTTGTAAATGTGCACTGCAAGGCTGAAAACATAGGGCAGTATGGCCAGCAGTCACTACTGGACTGTGTTATCCACTTTACAGCAGAAGTATCAAACCCTGAAATCCGAATTGTCGCTTGGAAGAAAGTGGGAGCGGAACCCGTACTGATTTTTAATCATGAGGGTCTTGAAGATAAAAAAGGCTATACATTTGCTGAACCCTCCTGGAAAAAGAATATGAACATATCCCTGCTCATTACTAACACCGATGTGAAGCACGAAGGAGATTACGAATGTATGGTGTTTACAGACAGTGGTGATGCCACAGGAAAAACCAAACTGAAAGTCACAG CAAAGTACACAGTACCAACTATACACCCACTCTCTGAGAAACTCCCTGTAGGTGCAGAGAGTGCCCTGATTTGTAACTGTGATGGTGGCTACCCACAGGTTCGACTTCGCTGGTTTGATGAGTACAACACGGATTGGACGAAAAGCTCTAAAATGGAGGCTTACAAGAGCAAAAATGATCTGTTTCACCTGTCTAGCAGGCTGATAGTGTATCCAGGATCCAAGTTGAACAAGTACATCTGCGTAGTCTTTAACTCCAGTGGAGGCAAAGAAAGTGAAGCCACATTCGAGACGTCAGAACCAAGAAGTGGAG ATCCAAGTCCAGAAAAGGTGGGGCAAATGGGTAAAAACCCTTCCAAAATAGTTGCCCCTGTGGTGGTCATCGGCTCGCTCATCGTAGgattgctgttgctgctggtgaTCATGAAAAGGCGAGCTAAAA ATGAACATCAAGAGGTTTCTATAAACGATGCTGAGGAAGGTACGTCTAAACAACAGTACACATATATTGGTATAAAACTATATTGA
- the zgc:174863 gene encoding uncharacterized protein zgc:174863 isoform X4, translating into MASISILFFILVLTCVSVGRANSGFVNVHCKAENIGQYGQQSLLDCVIHFTAEVSNPEIRIVAWKKVGAEPVLIFNHEGLEDKKGYTFAEPSWKKNMNISLLITNTDVKHEGDYECMVFTDSGDATGKTKLKVTAKYTVPTIHPLSEKLPVGAESALICNCDGGYPQVRLRWFDEYNTDWTKSSKMEAYKSKNDLFHLSSRLIVYPGSKLNKYICVVFNSSGGKESEATFETSEPRSGDPSPEKVGQMGKNPSKIVAPVVVIGSLIVGLLLLLVIMKRRAKTARRQSTAPLMGTSNFGHTFTAGFVPL; encoded by the exons ATGGCCTCCATCAGTATCCTCTTCTTCATTCTTGTCCTCACCTGTGTCAGTGTTGGGCGTGCAAATTCAG GTTTTGTAAATGTGCACTGCAAGGCTGAAAACATAGGGCAGTATGGCCAGCAGTCACTACTGGACTGTGTTATCCACTTTACAGCAGAAGTATCAAACCCTGAAATCCGAATTGTCGCTTGGAAGAAAGTGGGAGCGGAACCCGTACTGATTTTTAATCATGAGGGTCTTGAAGATAAAAAAGGCTATACATTTGCTGAACCCTCCTGGAAAAAGAATATGAACATATCCCTGCTCATTACTAACACCGATGTGAAGCACGAAGGAGATTACGAATGTATGGTGTTTACAGACAGTGGTGATGCCACAGGAAAAACCAAACTGAAAGTCACAG CAAAGTACACAGTACCAACTATACACCCACTCTCTGAGAAACTCCCTGTAGGTGCAGAGAGTGCCCTGATTTGTAACTGTGATGGTGGCTACCCACAGGTTCGACTTCGCTGGTTTGATGAGTACAACACGGATTGGACGAAAAGCTCTAAAATGGAGGCTTACAAGAGCAAAAATGATCTGTTTCACCTGTCTAGCAGGCTGATAGTGTATCCAGGATCCAAGTTGAACAAGTACATCTGCGTAGTCTTTAACTCCAGTGGAGGCAAAGAAAGTGAAGCCACATTCGAGACGTCAGAACCAAGAAGTGGAG ATCCAAGTCCAGAAAAGGTGGGGCAAATGGGTAAAAACCCTTCCAAAATAGTTGCCCCTGTGGTGGTCATCGGCTCGCTCATCGTAGgattgctgttgctgctggtgaTCATGAAAAGGCGAGCTAAAA CGGCCCGGAGGCAGTCGACAGCCCCCCTTATGGGTACGAGTAATTTTGGACATACTTTTACTGCTG GTTTTGTCCCTCTATAA
- the zgc:174863 gene encoding uncharacterized protein zgc:174863 isoform X1 has product MASISILFFILVLTCVSVGRANSGFVNVHCKAENIGQYGQQSLLDCVIHFTAEVSNPEIRIVAWKKVGAEPVLIFNHEGLEDKKGYTFAEPSWKKNMNISLLITNTDVKHEGDYECMVFTDSGDATGKTKLKVTAKYTVPTIHPLSEKLPVGAESALICNCDGGYPQVRLRWFDEYNTDWTKSSKMEAYKSKNDLFHLSSRLIVYPGSKLNKYICVVFNSSGGKESEATFETSEPRSGDPSPEKVGQMGKNPSKIVAPVVVIGSLIVGLLLLLVIMKRRAKTARRQSTAPLMDEHQEVSINDAEEGTSKQQYTYIGIKLY; this is encoded by the exons ATGGCCTCCATCAGTATCCTCTTCTTCATTCTTGTCCTCACCTGTGTCAGTGTTGGGCGTGCAAATTCAG GTTTTGTAAATGTGCACTGCAAGGCTGAAAACATAGGGCAGTATGGCCAGCAGTCACTACTGGACTGTGTTATCCACTTTACAGCAGAAGTATCAAACCCTGAAATCCGAATTGTCGCTTGGAAGAAAGTGGGAGCGGAACCCGTACTGATTTTTAATCATGAGGGTCTTGAAGATAAAAAAGGCTATACATTTGCTGAACCCTCCTGGAAAAAGAATATGAACATATCCCTGCTCATTACTAACACCGATGTGAAGCACGAAGGAGATTACGAATGTATGGTGTTTACAGACAGTGGTGATGCCACAGGAAAAACCAAACTGAAAGTCACAG CAAAGTACACAGTACCAACTATACACCCACTCTCTGAGAAACTCCCTGTAGGTGCAGAGAGTGCCCTGATTTGTAACTGTGATGGTGGCTACCCACAGGTTCGACTTCGCTGGTTTGATGAGTACAACACGGATTGGACGAAAAGCTCTAAAATGGAGGCTTACAAGAGCAAAAATGATCTGTTTCACCTGTCTAGCAGGCTGATAGTGTATCCAGGATCCAAGTTGAACAAGTACATCTGCGTAGTCTTTAACTCCAGTGGAGGCAAAGAAAGTGAAGCCACATTCGAGACGTCAGAACCAAGAAGTGGAG ATCCAAGTCCAGAAAAGGTGGGGCAAATGGGTAAAAACCCTTCCAAAATAGTTGCCCCTGTGGTGGTCATCGGCTCGCTCATCGTAGgattgctgttgctgctggtgaTCATGAAAAGGCGAGCTAAAA CGGCCCGGAGGCAGTCGACAGCCCCCCTTATGG ATGAACATCAAGAGGTTTCTATAAACGATGCTGAGGAAGGTACGTCTAAACAACAGTACACATATATTGGTATAAAACTATATTGA